The region TCCGCAAGGATTCGTCCTTCGTGAGAATGATTGCGCCACCGAAGGTACTTGCCCTTCCGGTTCGACCTACATCGATGGATCGTGCCTCCGGTTGGCACAACCAGCTTCCTGTCCCGAGGGAACCTATCGTTGGGGACGACTGTGCGTTTATCCAGAGGCACCCGAATGCGATCGTCTACCGCACGTGCAGACCAGCTGCTCGTCCGAGGTGGACCAACATGGACGCTGCTGGCATCGAGTGGCACCATCCTGCCCTCAAGGGTACCGACTGCGTGATGGTCGGTGTGTCGTGTGCCAAACGGAACAACCCAACTGCCAAGCGCCGATGGCCATTCGCGGAGAGAATTGTGTTGCAGAGCGGATCGTGTGCCCCGAGGGACACTTCCTACGTGGTAATGTCTGCATCTTGCTACACATCGCACTGCCACGTTGTCCTTCGGGTGAGTTCGGACTTTGCCGAGGATTCTGTATCGCTCCGCATACACCAGATTGTGAGGCGGCCATCGAGTACACGTTGCCGACCTGTAACCGTGGCCTACTGTATCAGGGCCGGTGCGTGGAGCATGCTCGCTGCGATCCAGAATCTACGCTCATCGACAACGAGTGCCGGTTGCGAACGTTCACCGATACGTCCTGCCATGGCAAGGGCACAAAAATCGGCGAGCAATGTGTCGGTGGGCTGCCACAGTGTCCTGCTAGCTATGCGCTCACCAACGGTCGGTGTTATAGCTGCGCCATCGAAAATGCTCAATGTtccagcggcggtggtggtggtacgctcTGTAAGGACAGTTTCTGCCATCTGGAGGAAGCGCGCTGCAGCGCATCGGGATCCTTCTTTTTCGATGGTTATGGATGCCGTGAGCTGACCACGACTGAAGCCACCTGTCCACCGGGAACCAGTCCGGATCGGCACGATCGCCATTTCTGTCAACTGCAGTCCGAAAAGGCCAGCTACATCTGTCCACCGGAGTATTACTACCAGCAGGGTGTCTGCCTGAAGAAACTGTACAGCCAGCCCAGCTGTCCACCCGGGGATTATAAGCTGCGCCACGGGGTGTGTCTCCGTCGTAGCTGCACGCGAATGTCATCGGGCGTTACATGTGCCAGCGGAACCGATACCACGGCAATCTCGTGCGCTCAATGTATGAACAGTACGATCGGTGGCGCACGGGGTAAAACGGCGACAAGCTTGACGAACACGAACAACGCACTCGATCTTTGCTGTGCCGTGTTTTCGCCAAGAATATGCCAACTGGGCAACCGGTGCTACCACGAGCGTGAAACGGTGTGCGGTTCATTCTGCCTGACCGAGGACGATCGTATCTATCTCACGGTTCCGGACATTACTTGGATCGGCGGTCAACTCTACATGGCCCCTAGGAAGATGGACGGCGACGAAGATGGCGACGAGGGCGACGAGGACACGGAGGGATCCACTCCGGAACCAGAGTCATCATCGGCCTATGTGCGCGATTGCATCCAGTGCCGGTTGCGTCTGGGCCGGTGCCCGAAGGTGTGTGACACTTACGACTGCCAAACGGAGGGTGATGGGGAGTGCAACTTTAAAGATGCTCGCAAGTTCTGTTGGCAGCACGATTCGGTCAATCTATGTAAGAGATTTAAAAGGGAATACTAAGCCATAGACGCGTGAAGAAAGAGGCACTGCAATAAAGAAATATTAGTTGGTGAAAGATAACTCGGAGTATTGAGCTTAATTTATCGGCTGATTTAACATTTTGAATTGATTATGAATTGAATGACTTGACACAGATTACCTTTTAGGTTTCCGCGCAGAGTATCCCGCTGTTTATTTCGATATTATGTGAGAAAATAGTTCGGTTGTTGAAAGGACTGCGGTACAAAAATTCACTGATTAATCATTAATTCTTGCTGGAATAATAATTCAATAATTCATACCTTAACAACTAACGTGCTTAGAAAGTGCTGATGAATGTCCTAATCCCTATTACTACCGCTCTCGATTGTTACGACTTCCAGTCCGACCTGTTCCGTAAATTCCTCCGTTTATAGCTTCTTGACGTAGCGCCTTATAGCCTCTTGCGCCATCATAGATTTCCGCGGCGACATGTCGTCCAATAAATTGCCTAAAAATTGGGCAAAAACCCTCCCGCTGCTTGTTGCAGCACGTTGCCGTTGTATTGATGTGATTGAAGGTAAACTTGCCATCATTTCCAACGATTGCAATACGATTTCCATGGATTGTGCCTCAAGACGCTTTTTATAACTAGCATGACGATCGGGTGGATGGCGGGAACGcggcgctgctgttggcggCACATTGCCCATGGCCGGCTGAAGTGCAGTGGCCGGCTGAAGTGCGGTGGCCGGCTGAGGTACGGTGGCCGGCCGAAGTGTAGAAGCCAGATGAAATGCAGAAGCGAGCTGAGATGTTCTGGATGGCACAGATGCATATCCACTGTAGGATGCTGATCCTGAGGATGGCTTAGGGGCAGTGGCCGGCTGAAGTGCAGTGGCCGGCTGAGGTACGGTGGCCGGCCGAAGTGTAGAAGCCAGATGAAATGCAGAAGCGAGCTGAGATGTTCTGGATGGCACAGATGCATATCCACTGTAGGATGCTGATCCTCGATCCATTCTCTGAGATCCTGATCGCTAGAATAGTATAATTTTGATACAATAGTGTTATTAGAAATAGTTCAAGTAGTTATTTCAGCAATTAAGTGTGATCAATGTAATTAAAAGTTCAATTTgcacttttacttttgtcgCTTCCATCATCGGCGCAAAAGTGGTCACCAAAAAAGACGACATAACCTACAAAATACACACGGGTTTTCTCCAAGGAACACAACTCTTTCTTTTAACTTACTCGAGGATTCTTCGCCGGTCTCCCCTTGAACCACATTGGATTTGGATACATTTTAGCCGATCTGTGAAGAAAACTGCACTGTAACCACTCtaaaaatgcataattttcaCAGAAAACTTACTCGATACCTTCGAACACTTTTCACCGCTGCTACGCAATACCAGAATGACAAACATTTGTGGCCCGccctgttgacagactttttgtcaagcagtcgatttttttctttcgagtacatgctatctctttcactcccacggattgttttgatgctgtctcaccattcactcgatcgctcacgagcgctgcgtgttcggatacggccccgtgcgcgtgtgtttgtgtaagggcacggcgatcgaaagaggaaggtgaaaatttctgctaaggcctggatccaacatggcgtcagttgaaaacgacgcgcaagaggaaggatgtgctgcgctcgtgcatccgaaaattgtgaagaaaaaagctagttttgctgtgaatttgtatcattcgtttgtgctacggagcatctaaacccgtggacattgtttgtgggcatccgcgacaacggaaaatggtaagaaattgaaaaatattttgttgatcaaatctgatcatgatcaatcatgttgtcttttttcggcagcatcctggcatcaatcagcgtgggacaggcagcgaagcagaggattgttgtgcgaagtgttgtgttttgtgatgtgttttacgaggcagagtgtccgattcaaaggtgaaaataaagttggtgaaaatgaaattatgcttttgcgtgctttatgttgatccgaaatatcttagggggcggggctactgggcacaggggtacggtaggatggcacacacaccatcgcaaaaatgcgtcgaaaatggcaccaatacatgcgcaaaagcagcaagatttctaccctgttagcgccctgttagcgccctgttagcgccctgttagactcttaacagggcaatttgagtggcggtgagcgatttctgtcacacgggcgTGATGTGAACGCGGCCTCAGCGACGGAAAATTTCAAACGCCAACTGTCAGTGCTGTCaggcgaaaaaggggttttcgcCCAGGCCCGAGCGAAAGCAAAGCGGAACGCataaacaaatctttttcTGTGGCGTCCAGCGTTGTCCGACCTGTTTTCTGTTGAAAAATAAGCATTTTCTTTGGTAAGTTTCGACAAAACCATCCGCGAAAAGAAGCCTCCCTTGACGATAGTACGATCGGCTACTTTTTGCCACCGTAGGCTCCAGCATCACACTCAACCCGCGGCACGATGTCGAGCACATCCCAGAAACATAGGAACTTTGTGGCGGAACCGATGGGCGAGAAACCGGTCACGGAGCTCGCGGGCGTTGGCGATGTGCTCGGGAAGCGGCTGGAGGCGGCCGGGTTCGACCGCGCGTACACCGTTCTCGGCCAGTACCTCATCCTAAAGAAGGACGCGGAACTGTTCAAGGAGTGGATGAAGGATACGTGCGCGGCAAACTCGAAGCAAGCGGCCGACTGCTACCAATGCCTGAGCGATTGGTGCGAGGAGTTCCTGTAAACCGTACGCGCAATCACCTTGCTTCCCGCCTGCGACAGGCGCCCTCCCTTTTTGACTAGCGATTAAGCTATATGTAAAAAGATGCAATGCGCGTTCCTCTTCCTGTCCCGCCCGAGAGGAGAGCGCTGCCTACCACTAACGCGGTTGTTAGAAGACGAGagatattttattatttcataaataaatattaacgacaacgacaccacGACGTGGAATCGATAGTGCGGTCGGCGTTTGTAGCAGGCGGGAAAGGAAATTTGGGGATCTCCGGGGTGGGTCGTGAAATTCGCGGAAGACGCTGGATCGCTGGTCACCCCTTTCGAGGAACCGAAAGTTTGCCCGTTAACGCTGTTTCTACACAGAAAATGCAATTGATACGTTGCATGAATGGCGTTATATTTAGTGAGTTTCTCTGTTGCAGATTGGAATAATACTCtgaagaaataaaatgaacgAATTAAATTTCGCTAGCGCATCGAAAATTTCCAGTTTGCCACGAAAAGCAAGCAAACCATTTCCACCCAAACCGCATTCCAGCAAATTCGCCCGCGCACTCGCGACAACCCCGACGACGTTTCAcggcaacagaaaaaagcagCGAGAAAAAATTGCTCCTCCTCGGCCTCGAGAGTGTGTGCAGGAAacgaaaacgggaaaatctGAACGGGAAAAGAAggtacagcaccagcatcccgtgttcccgtgcgtgcgtggagaaaggaaaattgttcgcttcggttcgagAGCGTGAAAAAGGGTTgtgtgtgttcggtgtgtttCAAGGGTGGGTCGGTCAAGCCTCCCCTGGAGTGTGCCCTCCTCCATCTCCGGAACACCTCGCTGTGTGATGGCAAAATTGTGCACGATCCGGAGTTCCGTACAAAGTGGGTgcgtcgacggcgacggcgacgaccgcGACAGGCGGAATCGATGTGGCATTTTTCATGCCTCCCGAAATGGCCGAGCATTCGAGGGGGAGCTCCCATGTCCGAAGGTGGAAAATGAGAATGGCCTGCTGAAAGTCGGAAAATAGTTTGCTCGCCACCaacatcatcgttgtcgtcgttgtcgttgcagcaggccagcagcggcagaaggaggaagggaagtGTGGCGGTGCTTTCCCACCCACCGTACGGATTACGGTCGCGGGAGGGTGAGGTTTCTCCACCCAGAACTAGTTTCCTCTtccgtgagtgcgtgcgtgtgtgcgccgcttgtgggacagcagcagcgaaacagTGAAAATGGTCCATTTCAACGTCATattgtcgccgtcgttgtcacCGTTGTGTGCGGCCGCCATGGGTCCTGAATGTGGAAATCGATCATCGCGCTGTCCGTCCCCTGGTTCTTGTGGCAGGGGGTGGGAGTGGGGAAAGTTTGCAGAACCGGAAGTGAAAAGCAAGCAAGGTTAAGCGAactggattgctgctgctgctactgtccgTGAGGAAAGGGAATAACGACGACTTTTGGTCTCTTGCTACTCCGGGGATCGATCAACGAGTGCGTGAGAGGCATCTATTAAATGTACATTTGCGTAACGTTCACAGAACGTTTAATGTTGGGCTACTTGGACTATGCTGAACGGCATGGCATACTTGGGACCTcgtcccccgaaaaaaaaaatcccaaacgaAAATCAGGaacgtctctctctttctcttcgtgaCAAACGGCGGCGGAttgttcgtgcgtgcgtgcgtgcgtacgcgctcgcctgtgtgtatgtgtgcaggcatgtgagtgtgttttcGGTTCGCAGGCTTCCTACACACGCCACCCCCGTTACCGTGGCGCCGTGAAAAGCGTTACGCTTTTCCCTCGCTGGCGATCGTTTTCAGTTTCCAAAGCCCGAGCCACATTAAACGTCAACCTTTCTCAACCGTGACGGCGACAGTGCGAGGACGAGGTGGTATTGTGTAATCAAGGGAAACAgcagaagcggcagcagcagcagatccaccTTCGTCCAGACCACCGcccaccctctctccccccggcCGTCCAAAAAATTTCGaacgatgtgtttgtgtcgcgAGATTCGTGTGCACTGGTGTGCGTTCGCGAATCTCAATGGCAACTGaaccagagacagagagagacagagagagagagagagcataagaGAGTGTAAtgggcgagagaaagagagagagagggagattaTGTTGGCGAATCTCGCGTCCACCGCTGGTCACCGCCCTCATCGGTGGAGGCGGACGAGTTTGCGGCTCCATTCAGAGCTCCGATCTACTGGCTTATCATCCTCCAAGGTGCTGGAGTCCTTTGCTTTCCTTTACCTCTTCAATTgagcaccgggagcagcacATGAATGAAAGCAGATCACCAGGGAACCAATCAGCGCCTGCTTGACCGGGTGGATGTAGCTAAGCACCATAAGTGGATCAAAGGGAGCGAGGAGGTGCTTCTCTAATCAGCTCAACCAACTTCCGGACTGGCCGGAAGGGGTTCCTGTgcaataaatcttctccatgACCTTTAGTTGCACAATTCCATCACATAATCAATACATCTTCTGTCAAACCATCCTCGGACCGGACCCCGTCACAGTTGTaccgggaggggtgggggcGAGTGCGTTGGAGCATGATTGTGTTGCGTAGGAGGTCTTATCGTAACACTCCCCCCCGCCGAAGGTCTCCCACACgcgtacacgcacacacaccattgGACCATTCCTTGCAGAAGGCAAACATCGCCAAAGGAGCGCTGCAAGTAGTGTGAAACGCTCCCTAGCTTTTGCTTTGTCCCTGGAGTTGGTTtggatcatttttttttaccttgTCTTAAGTTTCTTTTGTTAATTCTTTGAGTTTCGTTTTAGCGTCACACTCAAACCCGACGGAACAATTCAGCGTCTCAAATCAAAGCAATCAGCAACTTGATTGAGTATCAGTAAACCAAGGATGCCTCTTCGACAGATTGCTCCTTTTCTTCCAAACGTGAAATTCCCCATGGATTGATTGGTTATTGTGCACCCGATAAGCGGAGTATTTCTAGTATTTAACctcaaaaaaatgttaaatacTACTTTGGTTAAACATTATTTAGTCGCACACCTTAATCTGCACTGCTGCGCTTGTGTGAATGTGCGAGATAACGGTGTGGAGTAAGTAGTAAGTTGCGTGCGTGATGTTAATGTTTTTAGCTcgggcacaaaacacacacatacagtgaCACACGGTAGTGTCACCCTACAAAgaagagaacgagcgagagtcTGCAGCTCGAGAGAAATGGTGGAGTgctgagagagggagagagaacgtCGGATTTTCTTGCGAAGCATAACACCGTAGTATACGCAAGCGAAACCCAACTTCTCATTAAACAGTTCACGGTAgagtacacacatacactggcgTATGCAGTGGCCGGATCAGAGGAGAGACAGAGCCTACCGGTTTCAAGCATGGGATCATCGCGGACTCACTAATGTCTGCATGTCCCCCCCATTGAGTAGATTCGGGGACGCGAATGGGTTGGGCCGGTAAAGCAgcgaaaattaaattcaatcaatCCGAGAGCGGCCACCGTGGATTATTGCTCCATTCGCCATTCACTACAACCGTGGAGAGTGCGAAaggcaaaaagagagagagagagagagagaaagagtaaatGCCTGcatttgtatgtgtgtgttgctgtACGTGTGCTGCGTTTGTCAATAATCTTCTGAAAAACCACAAGGGATGCGTAAAATGAACCTGCATCCACCACAACGCTaccggggggaagggaaggatggGTAATAAGTGCATCGTAGTATGCGTGAGTACGTTGATTAGTAGtggccaccggggggggggggggggggggggggggggttttgtgGTGGATGCATGGAAAGGATGCATCAATTTCCTCCAGTGGTTCTCGATTGCATGCTTGATGCTCATATGTTTTGTCTTTAATTTTTTCAGTCCCAGCACCTAGgcacctactactactactactagtgaACGAAAGACAGTGACAACAGAGTGTGACACCGTGAGGGCggaaagagagcgaagggTGTTTCCCAAGACCGAAGATCCATCGCAGCTGGTTACTTGGACGCCGCCGGGTGTGATTGTGAATTGTGAgctgccatccatccatccatccaagtgGCCCTTGTCGTGAAcaaagcagcatcatcgagaCGAACGTGCGTGACTCCGGtccgtgcgtttgtgtgtgcgtgcgtgcctgtgtgtcgtgtgtgttgtgtgcagtgAAGGAGGTAGAAAGGTCGCGctccgtgtcgtcgtcgtcgtcgtggtcgtcgttgtcgggtTAAGAGAAGCGCGAGCCGCCTGTTCCGGGGCCGCGGTTTCGTTTGGCCGGTGCCGTAGGTTGtgcgctgtcgtcgtcgctgtattccgattttcattttgcttCCCGTGCGAATGGTGGACATGTCATGAGAATTAATCGTATCGAAGATAGAATGGATGACAACAGTTCGCTCGGGCACCAGAACGGTGGCGGTAGTACCGTTGGGCAGCTGGGCGGaatcggcggtggtggtgggcaggGCGTTGGCGGTCTCGGTGACATGGCCAACAGTGGTGCCGGCAACGGGCTCGGTGGCAAgggtggcgtcggtggtggcggcggtggcctagttggtgccggtggtggtggtggtggtggtggtggcggctgcgaCGATCAGAATAACAAGACACCGACCCAGTACTCGATCCCCGGCATACTGCACTTCATCCAGCACGAGTGGGCCCGGTTCGAACTCGAGCGATCGCAGTGGGACGTGGATCGGGCCGAGCTACAGGTAAGCACCCTTCCCTGGCCGTGGCCGCATTCGCGATTGTGCCATTCGATTTTTTAGATTTTCCAGAAAAATgtatcttttttgttttacttaaCGTGCTACTGACACAAAAAGCTTTTGAAAAAACTCCAACTTTCATTCAAATCATCACTAGCATCTCTTGGATGTACAAAACAGAATATTGTCACAAGCTATTCGTACGCGAGTAATGGAACATTTGttgcgaattttaagaaaaaaaaaccattgttAATTGAAAAGTAAGGAATTTGCTATGTTGCTGTTATAATTTTTCCTCATAGCTTACTATTAACCAAGGGCTGCTGTGTCAAAGttctccgaaaccgaaaatccAACCCAAATCCGATCTGTAGACCTCCTGCTAACCTTGGTGTTCACCATGACTTTACATTTTGAAAGAATAGATCATCTTAAAAAAGACAACAGTTCAATTCCAAATGGTTCCCGTTTTTATCGGCAACCGTTGACTAGTGAAACTGCATATAAGATAGAATGTGTTTATGGGCAGTTAAGACCTTGAAAAATCCTacaattttaatttcctttcccaACTTTTCGctatttctgttttgtttctacgcaactgctgctgctgtctgtaaTAATTTGATCAGAACTAACATTGTCTGTTCTTTTTGGTCAAAGCAGTTGACAACATTTCTGGATAAGTTGAAGTGTTTACCCCCTCACAACTTTTACTGAAAATTAGACCTTTTTTTCAGAGAGATTAATTGGCCAAAAATTAGCACTATAGTAACGCTGTCTCGTTTATCGAACGTCGAGATACGAAATGAAGTGATGGTCTACTCAACTACGGCTATCGATTACCTCTAGAGAGTCGCACTCGCAATGCCTGAACCGAGGATACTAAGACAAACAGTTTGGTGATAGTTGGCACCCCGTGCAAACGCCCGATCTCTCGGTGCCGGTTGAATGCTTACACCCATTCGGCACGGTACGCAAATGGAGCGCAACGCCAACTCAGGATTCCAAAACAAATATCAGACACCCAACTGACGTTCGACGATGGAATCACGCACATGAGCCCTTATTACAAGTCTGAGAGGCGCAATGTTTGTAGCGCCTACTGAGCTACTTCTCACAACATATCGGATTGCATACGCCAGAGAAGCGATCCCGAACTGAACACGAGAACAACTGGACAACAACGTACATCAAGGTTCTTAGTGACcaagcagagagcgagagccgcCTCCTCGACCAGTCCTGAGCAACGTGCAGTGTTCAGACCATGGTAGAAAGTTGTTTCACCTTCGCGAAATCAACCTGAAACGAGAAAGCCTCCAAAGGGGGAGCGAGCCGCAATGTCTCTGGCGGTGCGTGGGGTTCGTGTGCAGCCGATACGATGATCTAGAGAAGTGATCGTTGAATGTAGCGCCCAGAAAACGaacccagcagcaccgcgggCTTGTTCTCATCCACCTAACCGGTTTTGTGCGACGACACGTTGCTAGTACGATCGCACTACTGGTCGCTGAGGGGTCCATTCATGACTCCTGTCAACGTAGCAAGGGTTCGAGCTGTTATTAGTTTGTGATTATGCTTGATTCGACAATTGGTTCCCAAGCCCAATTACTTTGCA is a window of Anopheles aquasalis chromosome 2, idAnoAquaMG_Q_19, whole genome shotgun sequence DNA encoding:
- the LOC126571834 gene encoding uncharacterized protein LOC126571834; amino-acid sequence: MHLCHPEHLSSLLHFIWLLHFGRPPYLSRPLHFSRPLPLSHPQDQHPTVDMHLCHPEHLSSLLHFIWLLHFGRPPYLSRPPHFSRPLHFSRPWAMCRQQQRRVPAIHPIVMLVIKSVLRHNPWKSYCNRWK
- the LOC126571840 gene encoding barrier-to-autointegration factor, whose protein sequence is MSSTSQKHRNFVAEPMGEKPVTELAGVGDVLGKRLEAAGFDRAYTVLGQYLILKKDAELFKEWMKDTCAANSKQAADCYQCLSDWCEEFL